The following proteins come from a genomic window of Diadema setosum chromosome 20, eeDiaSeto1, whole genome shotgun sequence:
- the LOC140243791 gene encoding LOW QUALITY PROTEIN: angiotensin-converting enzyme-like (The sequence of the model RefSeq protein was modified relative to this genomic sequence to represent the inferred CDS: inserted 1 base in 1 codon), whose amino-acid sequence MSETYSTATVCRPEQPWNCVTLDPDLSEIMASSTDWDELVWAWKGFRDAVGVPNKPLYAKYVDIANQGARENGYEDMGHSWRSEYGDDVKEKVQEIYEAILPLYKQLHAYVRRKLHNVYGDRIDVKGYLPAHVFGEMWGRFWDNIYNLVVPYPDRPNIDVTDTMNQQGYNATTLFEMANEFYISMGLLPVRDEFWENSMFVKPDDGRDVVCHPSXWDLFDNNDVRISICTEITMRYFLIAHHELGHIQYFMQYEDQPVAFRDGANGAFHEAIGEVMSLSVATPKHLQEVGLFEGLEEGDFETDINFLLKTSLTTIATLPFSLGLSRWRWDLMSGVYDVNNSMARWWQLKRDLVGVEPPVPRSENDFDPGAMDHFITHYPFIGYYIRTILQFQFYKAMCDAANHEGPLHRCDFYQSREAGTLLGDMMSMGRSRPWQEAMEVITGQREMSADAILEYFQPLMEWLERTNAENGEQIGWDSHSGCSKLGCTSIVGQLFIAAWIAIWRY is encoded by the exons ATGAGCGAGACGTACAGCACAGCCACGGTGTGCCGGCCCGAGCAGCCCTGGAATTGCGTCACTCTCGACCCAG AtctatcagaaattatggcgTCTTCAACGGACTGGGACGAGCTGGTGTGGGCGTGGAAAGGGTTCCGCGATGCGGTGGGCGTGCCAAACAAACCTTTGTACGCAAAGTACGTCGACATTGCCAATCAAGGGGCACGGGAAAACG GATACGAGGACATGGGTCACTCCTGGAGGTCTGAATACGGAGACGATGTGAAAGAGAAGGTCCAGGAGATCTACGAGGCTATCTTACCTCTCTACAAACAGCTCCATGCTTACGTCAGGCGCAAACTCCATAATGTGTATGGCGACAGGATTGATGTCAAGGGTTATCTACCCGCCCATGTCTTCG GTGAGATGTGGGGACGATTCTGGGACAAcatttataacctggtggtgccTTACCCAGACAGACCAAATATTGACGTCACAGACACCATGAATCAACAG GGTTACAACGCCACCACACTGTTTGAGATGGCCAACGAGTTCTACATTTCCATGGGACTGCTTCCTGTCAGGGATGAATTCTGGGAAAACTCTATGTTTGTCAAACCTGATGACGGTCGTGACGTGGTATGCCATCCCT GCTGGGATCTCTTCGACAACAATGACGTCAG GATCAGTATCTGCACGGAGATTACGATGAGATATTTTCTGATCGCCCACCACGAGCTCGGTCACATCCAGTACTTCATGCAGTACGAGGACCAGCCTGTGGCCTTTCGAGACGGAGCCAATGGGGCTTTCCACGAGGCCATTGGGGAGGTTATGTCCCTCTCCGTAGCCACGCCCAAACACCTGCAGGAAGTTGGACTCTTTGAGGGACTAGAAGAGGGGGATTTCG aaaCCGACATCAACTTTCTACTGAAGACGAGTCTGACTACGATAGCGACATTGCCGTTCAGCCTGGGCTTGTCGAGGTGGAGATGGGATCTTATGAGCGGTGTCTATGATGTCAATAACTCCATGGCAAGATGGTGGCAGCTCAa GCGAGATTTGGTTGGCGTAGAACCTCCAGTGCCGCGGTCAGAGAATGACTTCGACCCAGGAGCTATGGACCACTTCATTACTCATTATCCTTTTATTGG ATACTACATCCGAACAATCCTCCAGTTCCAGTTTTACAAAGCTATGTGTGATGCAGCAAACCACGAAGGACCATTGCACAGATGTGACTTCTATCAGTCTCGTGAGGCGGGCACTCTCTTGGG AGACATGATGTCAATGGGAAGAAGTCGCCCATGGCAGGAGGCCATGGAGGTCATTACGGGACAGAGGGAGATGTCAGCTGACGCCATCTTGGAATACTTTCAGCCTCTCATGGAATGGCTGGAACGGACCAATGCTGAGAATGGCGAACAGATCGGCTGGGACTCCCACTCTG GATGTTCCAAGCTTGGATGTACCAGTATAGTTGGACAACTCTTCATTGCGGCTTGGATTGCTATTTGGAGATATTGA
- the LOC140243769 gene encoding angiotensin-converting enzyme-like — MDTFPDDVKRQLTFIGDIGTAALDNRTVDEFHKILAEMSKIYSSSEICRPNKPSECLRKAPGLEVIMSTSTDWDELVWAWKGFRDVVGVANKPLYERYVEIINEGARANGYKDQGHYWRAQYGEDIEDKVQELYEAILPLYQQLHAYVRRRLHEVYGDNIDVTGYLPANVLGDIWGRFWGNIYPLVVPYPDRPSIDITEAMVEQGYNVTRIFQMSDEFFTSLGLIPVNDAFWENSMLSKPDDGRDVVCHASAWDFYTGDDFRIAMCTLIRMEDFLIAHHEMGHIQYYLQYKDLPIAFRDGANGAFHEAIGEVMSLSVATPKHLREVGLFEGLEEGDYETDINFLLRMSLDTIGTLPFSLGLSTWRWDLMRGDYDVNNSMARWWQIKRDVVGVDAPVPRTDDDFDPGAMFHFIIDYPFIGYYIRTIIQFQFYKSLCEAANHTGPLHTCDFYRSREAGEKLASMLRLGKSKPWPDAMEVITGQREMSADAILEYFQPLMEWLERTNAENGEVIGWPQSSGSSAAAPANLFYTLMICALIWLFRG; from the exons ATGGATACTTTCCCCGATGACGTCAAGCGTCAGCTAACTTTTATCGGCGACATCGGCACTGCTGCCCTCGACAACCGCACCGTCGACGaa TTTCACAAGATATTGGCGGAAATGAGTAAGATTTACAGCTCGTCAGAGATATGTCGGCCTAACAAACCCTCGGAATGTCTCCGGAAGGCTCCAG GGTTGGAAGTAATCATGTCCACCTCAACTGACTGGGACGAACTGGTGTGGGCGTGGAAGGGATTCCGCGACGTAGTGGGCGTGGCTAATAAGCCTCTCTACGAAAGATATGTCGAGATTATCAACGAGGGAGCAAGAGCAAACG GATACAAAGATCAGGGTCACTACTGGAGAGCGCAGTATGGTGAGGATATCGAAGATAAGGTCCAGGAACTTTACGAGGCCATCCTACCACTTTACCAACAGCTCCATGCTTACGTCAGACGCAGACTGCATGAAGTCTATGGAGACAATATCGATGTCACTGGTTACCTTCCTGCTAATGTCTTAG GCGATATTTGGGGTCGCTTCTGGGGAAATATCTACCCTCTGGTGGTGCCCTATCCGGATAGACCTAGTATTGACATCACTGAGGCTATGGTAGAACAG GGCTACAACGTTACTCGAATATTCCAAATGTCTGACGAGTTCTTCACGTCGCTAGGATTAATTCCCGTGAATGATGCATTCTGGGAGAATTCCATGCTTAGCAAACCAGACGATGGCCGTGATGTGGTGTGTCACGCGTCTGCTTGGGACTTTTACACAGGCGACGATTTtcg TATTGCCATGTGCACGCTCATCAGAATGGAGGATTTCCTGATAGCACACCACGAAATGGGTCATATTCAATATTACCTGCAATACAAAGACCTGCCAATAGCTTTTAGAGACGGAGCCAATGGGGCCTTCCACGAGGCCATCGGGGAAGTTATGTCCCTCTCCGTAGCCACGCCCAAACACCTGCGGGAAGTTGGACTCTTCGAGGGATTGGAAGAGGGGGATTACG AAACTGATATCAACTTCTTGCTGCGGATGAGCCTTGATACGATCGGCACGCTGCCTTTCAGCCTCGGGCTGTCGACCTGGAGATGGGACCTAATGAGAGGAGATTATGACGTCAACAACTCCATGGCCAGATGGTGGCAAATCAA GCGTGACGTTGTTGGCGTGGATGCACCTGTTCCCAGAACAGATGACGATTTTGACCCTGGAGCGATGTTCCATTTCATTATCGACTATCCTTTCATTGG ATACTACATCCGCACAATCATTCAGTTCCAGTTCTACAAATCACTGTGTGAAGCAGCAAACCACACTGGTCCCCTGCATACGTGTGATTTCTATCGATCCAGGGAGGCTGGAGAAAAGCTGGC GAGCATGCTAAGGTTGGGGAAAAGCAAACCCTGGCCTGACGCAATGGAAGTCATCACTGGACAGAGGGAGATGTCAGCTGACGCCATCTTGGAATACTTTCAGCCTCTCATGGAATGGCTGGAACGGACTAATGCTGAGAATGGGGAGGTGATCGGCTGGCCTCAAAGTTCAG GCTCATCGGCAGCTGCTCCTGCTAACTTGTTTTACACTCTTATGATTTGCGCCCTCATTTGGTTGTTCCGAGGATAG